TCCAGGAGATCTTCGGATCGCCGCGGTTCGGCGCCCTCCGCGAGAAGGGAGCCCAGGTGCAGCGGCCGCTCTGGGCCAGCACCTCCACCAAGAACCCGGAGTACAGCGACGTGCTCTACGTGGAGGAGCTGATCGGCCCGGACACAGTGAACACGATGCCGTTGGCGACGCTGGAGGCCTTTGCCGATCACGGCATCGCCCAGCGCACCGTGGACCAGGACATCGAAGGGGCGCGCCGCGTCATCTCACAGTTGGAAGAGCTGGGCATCGACTTCGCCGGGGTCACCCACCAGCTGCAGGTCGAAGGGGTGGAGAAGTTCGTCGAGCCCTTCCGGCATATGCTGGAGAAGATCGATGAGAAGTTGACCGAAGTCGCCGCCGGCGACTGACCCCTCGCGGCGGCACCGCGGATCGGCCCCGGCAGCGCTCGCTTCCCGGGGCCGACGCGTGCGCGGTGGCCGCTCCGAAGGCCCGACCAACCATGCTGATCGCCCCACTTCCTGAAGTTGCCGTTGCCCGCCAGCCGACCCGGGCAGAACGTGCGGCCGTCCGGCTGCTCCAGATCGGATGCACCGCGGCCGTGTTGGTCGCCGCCACCTACCGGGAGTTCGACCTCGATCGATTCTTCGTCCCCAAGGAGCTGGTGCTCCACGTCACCGCGGCGGCGATAGGACTTCTGCTGGTGGGCAGCGTGAGGTCCCTCGCGGTCACGCGGGTCGACCTCTTTCTTCTGGGATTCCTGGTGGTGAGCGCGGTCTCGACGGCGCTGGCGACGAACCCGTGGGCGGCGCTGAGGGCGCTCGGGATCAGCGTGTCGGGGGTGCTGGTGTTCTGGTGTGCGCGCGCCCTGCGAGAAGCGGGTCTGGCTCGCCGGGTGCTCTTCGGCGCAGCCCTCGCGGCAGTCATCACCGCGATCGCATGTCTGCTGCAGGCGTACGGCGTCAGATCGGACTTCTTTTCGCTGAACCGGTCGCCCGGCGGGACGCTGGGAAATCGCAACTTCGTGGCGCACCTCGTCTCTTTCTCGCTGCCGGTCCTGCTGCTGACCACGTTGCGCGCGTGGCGCAACCTCGGCTTCGTGATCGGGGCGTCGGGAACGGCGATCGCGCTGTGGGCGTTGATCCTGACCCGCTCGCGCGCCGCGTGGCTGGGGATGGCGGTCGCACTCCTCGTGCTCGCGGTGGGTGCTCTGCTCTCGCGTCCGGTCCGGCGGGACCGCCGATACCTGCTGCGCACCGCGCTGTTGATGGTGTTCGCGTTGGGAGGGGTGGCGGGCGCCGTCTCGTTGCCCAACGCGCTGAAATGGCGTTCCGAATCGCCCTAC
The DNA window shown above is from Longimicrobiaceae bacterium and carries:
- a CDS encoding O-antigen ligase family protein; its protein translation is MLIAPLPEVAVARQPTRAERAAVRLLQIGCTAAVLVAATYREFDLDRFFVPKELVLHVTAAAIGLLLVGSVRSLAVTRVDLFLLGFLVVSAVSTALATNPWAALRALGISVSGVLVFWCARALREAGLARRVLFGAALAAVITAIACLLQAYGVRSDFFSLNRSPGGTLGNRNFVAHLVSFSLPVLLLTTLRAWRNLGFVIGASGTAIALWALILTRSRAAWLGMAVALLVLAVGALLSRPVRRDRRYLLRTALLMVFALGGVAGAVSLPNALKWRSESPYLETARGVVNYRDGSGRGRLLQYRSSLKLLGDYPVLGAGPGNWQVHYAEHAEANDPSLDRTEAGLTANPWPSSDWVAYVSERGLLGFGLLVLGGVGLVVAAWRRLRTARDSEEGLAAIACVAVVAATVTTGMFDAVLLLGWPTLLVWATLGALWSPETARGVSAPAALKMIVVLLLALGASAAAVRSLGSLSAMTIFVGDPSPERLEMAAKLDPGNYRVRIAAARNHRRGSEGRCRHAGAALRYFPNSASARSLARSCD